AATGCAATTACATTTTTCACAGAAATTGGACTTACACTTGAAGGAAGAATGATGGTTGAAGGTGAATGGGCAGGACAAGTAACTGGACTGGGAAATCAATCCGTAGAAGTTGCTATGATGGTAACACCAGACGGACATAGCCGACTTGAACTTTCAAAATTTTTAAGTCCTAAGACCATTTCGGATCATAGGACAGCGCCAGTTAATTCTCTGGGCTATCTCCGAGTTATGTTCAGAGTTGACAACCTTGACGAATTATTAATCCGACTTGAAAAACAAGGGTTTGAAATCGTTGGAGAAGTAGTAAACTATGAAAACATTTATAAACTTTGTTACATTCGTGGAACAGAAGGACTTCTTGTTGGTTTAGCTGAGCAACTTAATAATAAAACTGTAACAGATGTTTTGGAGGACAATGAGTAAGCACAAGCAACGAACCGCTAACAGCGGTTTCACGCAATTGCTACTTTCTTTGTAAAATGAACCCCCTTTTTCCATAACTTCGTTCTGTCCAGCCGAGAGTACTCAGCTTCGAAAGCCGCAACTGACGTGAAGCCGCCGGACGTTACCTGCAAGCGCTACAAAAATCGCGTAAAATCAAATTATGGAAATAGGAAAACAATTTAATAGTTTTAGTTTTGAAGATTATTTTTTTTATATCGATAATTATAAAAAATATTCTGACTTTAATACTTTGGGATTATATCGTTCACTTTCAGAAAATGAAAAACTTAATCTCGAACAGAAAATTTCCATTAGAGATTATGCAAACAAAATATTTGAAAAGACATTTATTTTTTTGCAAGTAAAAGATCCCTGGACGTACATAAAGGTACAAACTCTAGGATTAGAACTAACAAATGGTGACAAGGAAGAAATGTGGCGCAAAATATTTATAAATCAGGAAAAAATATTGCGCGAAAAAAGAATAAAACACAAGAATTTCGGAGAATATTCAAAGCATAATTGTGGTTACGAAACATGTCCCATGAATGGCATTATGATTAAACAAGGCTCATTTATGGCCGAGTACGAAATGTGTATTGGAAACATCAATAGATACGTACAAAAACAAAAGTCTGAAACAAGAAAATCAGAAAGAAAAAGCGAAAGCCAAATTATTAATAACGAATTGGATTTGGAATAATGCGCCAGCAGGTAACAGCGGTTCCACGCAATTGCTGCTCACTTTGTAAAATGAACCGCCTTTTTCCATAACTTCGTCTTATCCAGCCGAGAGTACTCAGCTCCGAAAGCCGCAACTGACGTGGAGCCGCAGGACGTTAGCCGTAACCAGTCCAAAATCGCGTATAACCAAATGAGAAAATTTTTATTTATTCTAGCTTTATCGAGCTTATCTTGCAATAAAGAAGTAAAAAATACGGAATCTGAAAATGGAGTAATTTCTGAAAATGATTTATATAGTGTTATCAACTCATTACAAAATTGTGCCCCGAAAGGCACAATTTATTATTCTGAAAATGGTACACCATATGATAAAAACTTCATCGAAACGTATAAACTGGATTCAATATTCAGCACTGAAGATGTGGACTTTTTCAGAAAACAAATGAAAAAAGCTACCGATTTTAAGTTAAATATACGAAAGACTAAATGCGACAGAATAATAACCAAGCACAACATAAACAAAATGCGTTTAGAAAGTAAAACTGACGAAATTTTTTGGGAAAAAATTCGGATGCAATATGGACCGTTAACATGTTTATCTTACATAAAACTTCCGATATTCTCAAAGGACAAAAATTATGTGATTTTTTCCAGCAACTATTCAACTGGTCCGCATTCGTTAGGTGGATCTATAGAAATATATAAGAAAATAAATAATAAATGGAAACGCTTTCATTCATTATCGGGATGGGTGAGCTAATTTGGCTACGGCTAACAGCGGTTTCACGCAATTGCTACCTTCCTTGTAAAATATAAACGCTTTCCATAACTTCGTTCTGTCCACGCCGAGAATACTCAGTTCCAAAAGCCGCAACTGACGTGAAGCCGCCGGACGTTATAGGCAAGCGCTAACCGACCGTAGAAAAAAAAACACTATGCAAATTAACGTAACTGGAGAGTATAATGAAAAATTAAAGATTCGCTTTTCACAAGGAATTTGGAAGAATACTTTGTATACTTTATTTGAAAATTCTACAGCCGTGAAAGTTGCATTTCCAAATGATCCTGG
This genomic stretch from Flavobacterium pallidum harbors:
- a CDS encoding VOC family protein is translated as MTKSKLIEMNNVGVVVENLDNAITFFTEIGLTLEGRMMVEGEWAGQVTGLGNQSVEVAMMVTPDGHSRLELSKFLSPKTISDHRTAPVNSLGYLRVMFRVDNLDELLIRLEKQGFEIVGEVVNYENIYKLCYIRGTEGLLVGLAEQLNNKTVTDVLEDNE